The Rhineura floridana isolate rRhiFlo1 chromosome 8, rRhiFlo1.hap2, whole genome shotgun sequence genome includes a region encoding these proteins:
- the LRRC10 gene encoding leucine-rich repeat-containing protein 10 — MGNALRAIIAFLPSDDCQKYILGDLEEMPADKMLDLSGRQVRRFPLRVCSFRELVKLYLSDNNLNHLPSELEQLQNLQILALDFNNFQTLPPVVCTLKQLCILYLGNNKLGDLPVELRQLQNLKTLWIESNCLYHLPNVVCELRQLKTLHAGSNALHSLPGQLQYLKDLRTIWLSSNLLTDFPPVLLHMPFLEVIDVDRNAISYFPSLKHLSNLKLVIYDHNPCRNAPKVAKGVHRVGRWSEESPEPRKRSGLDRDKGSEDIDFILPPPLSCRQSRSN; from the coding sequence ATGGGCAATGCTTTGAGAGCAATCATTGCCTTTCTCCCTTCGGATGACTGCCAGAAATACATCCTGGGGGACCTTGAAGAGATGCCAGCTGATAAAATGTTGGATCTGAGTGGCAGGCAAGTGAGACGGTTTCCACTTCGCGTTTGTTCTTTCAGGGAGCTGGTCAAATTGTACCTGAGTGACAACAATCTGAATCATCTGCCCTCTGAGCTAGAACAGCTACAGaacctccagatcctggcactggATTTCAACAACTTCCAAACACTGCCCCCAGTGGTGTGCACCTTGAAGCAGCTGTGTATCCTTTACCTGGGCAATAACAAACTAGGAGACCTGCCTGTGGAGCTTCGCCAGCTGCAGAACCTTAAGACGCTATGGATTGAGTCCAACTGTCTGTATCACCTGCCCAATGTGGTGTGCGAGCTGAGGCAGCTCAAGACTCTTCACGCCGGGTCGAATGCGCTCCACTCCCTGCCTGGACAGCTTCAGTACCTGAAGGACTTGCGCACCATCTGGCTCTCAAGCAACCTGCTGACTGATTTCCCACCTGTGTTGCTTCACATGCCCTTCCTGGAGGTTATTGATGTGGATCGCAATGCCATCAGTTACTTTCCCAGTCTGAAGCACCTTAGCAATTTGAAACTGGTGATCTATGACCACAACCCCTGTAGAAATGCACCCAAGGTAGCTAAGGGAGTGCATAGAGTCGGGAGATGGTCTGAGGAGAGCCCCGAGCCTAGGAAACGATCCGGCCTGGACAGGGACAAAGGATCTGAGGACATTGAtttcattcttcctcctcctctctcttgcAGACAGTCTCGGTCTAATTAA